The sequence CACCTACAAGGTCTCGGAGTTTTTTCGCGGTCGCATTAGAGATGTCGTCTCGGCGAATGCTTGTATAAATAACAAGACCGGTCCCGGAGAGTTGCCGGATTAGTCTGGTTAAGAATTGCCAGGAGCCCTGGTCACACCACTGCAATTCATCGATCACAACACAAGCACCGCGGCCACCACCGGCAAGTCGGAATAGAAAATCGGCAACAGCTTGGTGCTCCTGGGCATCGTCGCTGCTGTCGCCCTCTTCGGCCTGACCGGTCTTTCCAAACAACTTCTCTAGTTCATACGAAAAGCCAACCAAGTCACTCCGGCCATCTTCACCCGCTTCGACGATTCGCTCACGTAGAGCTTGAGCTGCGGGGTTTGAGCCCGCGGCTTGACATGAAATCATGCCATCAATGGCCCGCCTAAAGACTTCCAGGGGCAGACCACCTTCAGAGCTGCACCGGGCAACCATCACTGGCACTCCAGCGTCGGCCAGCTGCTGTAAATGGTTGTTTAGGAGATGTGTTCGCCCCGCGCCGGAATCTCCTTCAATCATGGCTACGGCGCCACTTCCAAGATGCCCACGGTCCCAAACTTGTTGTAACTGCTTGAGCTGTTCTTTTCGGCCGACGGCCACAGCTTGTGGCGTCCGAAAACGAGAATCGATTGAATCAAGATAAACAGTTTTATTACCATCCAGTAGCTCGTTGAGAAACGGCAATTGAACAAGGTCACTCGCTAAGCCAGCGGCATTTTGGTAGCGGTCGTCTGGGTCTTTTGCCAAGAGCCGCGCGACAATCATCGCGAGACCATCGCTTACATCGCCTCGTAGCCCTCGAACATCCGGCGCGGCCACAACTGCATGCATTCTCAATAAGTCACCAACATCCTTCGCTTGAAACGGAAGTTGGCCTGTGAGGCATTCAAAAATCAATACACCGAGAGCGTAAAGGTCAGCACGTCCATCGACGGGTCTTTCGAGCATTCCCGTTTGCTCGGGCGCAGAATACTGAAAAGTTCCTGCAACAACAGAATCAGCGGTGCCTGTAGCGACCGAAGAGATGCCATAATCGATGAGGCGAGCTCTGCCCTTGTCCGACAGTATAACGTTGCGTGGTTTCACATCCCGGTGAACAAGATTGGCGAGGTGCAGGGTGCCCAGTCCGCTGGCCAAATCGATTGCAACGCGGACAACCTCGCTTTCGGAAAGTGGATTTTTTTCAATTTCTGCGGCTAAACTTGTGCCGCCCATAAATTCCATGACGAGGTAGGGACAATCATCGGCCTCGCCCACCTCATACACTCTCGGTAATGCCGGGTGACGAACCTGCGCAACGATAGCTGCTTCCCGAATAAAATTAATTCGCCGGGATTCGTCTTCTAGATCTTCGATCCTGGGTAGCTTAACTGCGTAATCTTCATCACCGCGCTTGGCTTTGTATACAATGGAATGCGCACCCTGCCCCACCATGATGTCGAGCTCTAAACCTGGGATATGAACATTCGTTTGGGCCATACTTTACATTTCTTTCCAGTAGACCAATAGGTTGGTCGTGGCAGTCGTGGATGAGAATATCAACCACTTAAGAGCGGTTCCAGCGCCTTGACGCCTTTAAACCCTGAAAATTAAAGAATTTTCTGTATTCGATACCGCTTTTAGCCCGTGAGATGAGTCTTGACATCGAATCGCAGAGCACCATATCCAAGGCAGACGTTTATCTTAGCAGGGTAAGAAGAAATGGACTTTCTCTGCTTTTAAAGGGGTACACCGCGTTGATTCACCGACTATTGATTTATCTATCTTTTACCTTCTTGGCCCTTACCCAGGCTGGGTGCACTCCAAGCACACCTACAAGCCCTCCACCTCCGGAGGCCCCAGCTAAGGAAGAAGTCGCATCGTCCTCATCCAAAATGGTTCGTGTACTTCGTGACTCCCTGCCAGACGGCGCACCAAAATGGCTCAAAACGCGCATCACGACCTCCACTCAGAATAAGCAGCCAACGCTTATCGCCACGGGGGTCGTTTTCGGTATTCCCAATCGTGAGCTGGCAATCAATGCTGCATCAAGTCGCGCTCTGCATGAAGTCAGTGCTTGGCTTCAATCATCCAATATCCAAGGGCTCAAAGTGACCGATACCGCGTTCTCAGCGGAAAAGCATTGGGCTGCTGCGCGGGTGCAGGTGCCACTGCCCAAAGACTGGACCGCTCCAACACCACTTCCAGAAAGCAGACTACCATGAAAAAATTTCTATGGGCGATGGGAGTATTTGGGTTCATCGTATGCTTGGCCGTATCCCTGCGTGTTACACAGGCCAAAGGCGACAAGGTTCTCAAGCTCGAGTTTCATGGGGCCATTGAAGAGCTCCAAAGTAACGATATTTTGGGAGCACTTTCTGGAAACGCCAGTCAGTCCATCCATACCATTACGTCAAACATCCGGCGAGCAGCCAAAGACCCAGAAATCCAAGGAATCTTTTTCCACATCAGCAATGTGCAAATAGGAATCGCCCAGCTTCAAGATGTTGCCGATGCGATGGCCGTGTTTAAAAAGAGCGGTAAATGGAGTGTGTCCTACCTTGATACCGCCGGGGAATTTTCATCGGGCAATGTACCTTTCTGCCTGGCATCTACAACAGACTCGATTACCATTTCGCCCACCGGCTCCGTTAACCTGATGGGGCTTCGAGCAGAGTCAGCGTTCTTCAAGAAAACGCTTGAACTCATGGACATCGATGTACTCGTCGAGCAACGTCACGAATATAAGAATGCCGCTGCACCCTTTGCTGAAGAAAAATATACAGAAGCTCATCTTGAGGCGACCAAAAGCCTGCTTGAAGATGTCCAATCGGCACTTATCCAATTGCTTGCCACCCATCGCGGTATTGATAACAACGTCGCCAGGGCTTGGTTTGAAGAAGGTCCCTACAGCGTCGCTCAGGCACGCGAAAAAGGAATCATTCAAACTGCTGGCTATTACGACCAAGTGCTCGATGACATCGAAGGCCGTATGGTTGACGACTGGGAGACTGTCTCACTGGATAAATACCGTGAAACGGGCAAACTCTATCAAGGCGCTGTGCCTGTAGCCTTGGTCATAGCCGAAGGTTCCATTCACCGCGGGGAAAGCAGCGCAGATCCAAGTATTGGGTCAGATACGCTTACCCGAGCTATCCGCAATGCTCGAAAAGACGGCGTGGCCGGCTTACTGCTTCGAGTCGACAGCCCCGGCGGGTCGGTCATAGCCAGTGACGTCATTCGACGCGAAATCGAACTAACCAAAGCAGCTGGCATCCCAGTCGTGGTTTCAATGGGTAACTTAGCCGCATCCGGTGGGTACTACATCAGCCTGGATGCCGATTATATCGTCGCACAGGCGGGCACGATTACGGGCAGCATTGGAGTCATTGCGATGCTCACATCGCTGCACCGTACGCTGAAGAACAACTTCAAGGTGAGCTTCGACAGCTATCAAACGATGGAAAACGGAGATGCGTTTTCGATGACCGAGCTCCCGCAAGGCCAACGCCTGAAGCGGCTCCAAGAGTCCATCGACTTCATTTATGATGATTTCTTAAACAAGGTGGCCCAGGGCCGAAAAATGGACATCGAGCAGGTAAAAGAGGTTGCCAAAGGCCGGGTCTGGTCGGGATTAGCGGCTCAAAAAAACGGACTCGTTGATGAACTTGGTGATGTTCACCTTGCCCTCGTTCGTCTCCAAGAGCGCATGAAAATCTCAGAGCAGGAAGGTATCCACCTTAAAGTTTATCCTGAAGATGATAACCCTCTCGCCATGCTTCGCAGTCTAATCGGAGCAAATATCAACCTACCCGAAGAAGTTAAAGTTACATTGGATGCACTCAAACTTTTATCGAATACGGGCGATTCAACGCTCCGCGTTCCGACGGTCCCAACGATCCGGTAGAGACTCTAACTGAACTGCTTGACCAGCTCAGACATTCTTCTCAGTACTTCATCGATTTCTTCGTCGAGCGTATAAAAATGGGGTGAAAAGCGGATCCGCCCGCGCCTCAGAGAAGCCCTCACACCACTTTGCTCCAGTGCTTCATATATAGAACCAGTTATTTCACCTGGCCATTTGACAAAAATGCTTCCGCCCCGTGAACC comes from Deltaproteobacteria bacterium and encodes:
- the sppA gene encoding signal peptide peptidase SppA → MKKFLWAMGVFGFIVCLAVSLRVTQAKGDKVLKLEFHGAIEELQSNDILGALSGNASQSIHTITSNIRRAAKDPEIQGIFFHISNVQIGIAQLQDVADAMAVFKKSGKWSVSYLDTAGEFSSGNVPFCLASTTDSITISPTGSVNLMGLRAESAFFKKTLELMDIDVLVEQRHEYKNAAAPFAEEKYTEAHLEATKSLLEDVQSALIQLLATHRGIDNNVARAWFEEGPYSVAQAREKGIIQTAGYYDQVLDDIEGRMVDDWETVSLDKYRETGKLYQGAVPVALVIAEGSIHRGESSADPSIGSDTLTRAIRNARKDGVAGLLLRVDSPGGSVIASDVIRREIELTKAAGIPVVVSMGNLAASGGYYISLDADYIVAQAGTITGSIGVIAMLTSLHRTLKNNFKVSFDSYQTMENGDAFSMTELPQGQRLKRLQESIDFIYDDFLNKVAQGRKMDIEQVKEVAKGRVWSGLAAQKNGLVDELGDVHLALVRLQERMKISEQEGIHLKVYPEDDNPLAMLRSLIGANINLPEEVKVTLDALKLLSNTGDSTLRVPTVPTIR